A stretch of DNA from Thermanaerosceptrum fracticalcis:
TCCGGGGGATTCCGGCAGTGTTTATTCACGATCAGGAAGGTAAGATCATTGAGAAATATGAAGGTTTTACAACTAAGGAAACTCTGGAAAAAGGGATCAATAAAGTTATAAAGCCGTAAAACTGGCCAGGAAACTGGCAAAAATAGAAGAATAAAAAAAACAAGGCACTGTACCCACAGTGCCTTGTTTTTTTTAGATTTACTTTATTATTTTTTAGCTCGATGACTCATGATATTTAAATAGGCCTGTTTCACGTGTTCAGTTAAAGCCTTTTCCGCTTTATCAGGATTTTTTTCCAGAAAAGCATTTAATACTGCCCTGTGTTCTGCCAGGGTATTTTCGATACGGTGGGGAACTTTCAGTGATTCTACCCGGGATAATTGTACGAACTGGTGGAGGTTACTTAAGGTCAGGTTTAATATTTTACTGCCGGAGGCTTCGTAGATGATTTCATGAAACTTTGTATCAAGACTGGCTACCTCTTCCTGATCCCCTTTTTGGGAATAAAACTCCATAAGGTCAGTCAGTTTTTGCAGTTCTTTGATTTCGGCCGGGCTAATTTTTTCTGCGGCCCAGCGTGCGGCCAGCCCTTCCACGAGTTGACGGATAGCGTAGATATCTTCAACGTCTTTAGAGGAGATCCCCAAAACGATGGCACCTTTATTAGGGGTAGTCTCCACCAGTCCTTCTACCTCTAAAAGCCGGATGGCTTCACGAATAGGGGTACGGCTTACCTTTAATTCTTCCGCTAGTTTTGACTCCACCAAGTTTTCCCCCGGGCTGTAAACACCGTTGATGATTTGTGATTTTACATATT
This window harbors:
- a CDS encoding GntR family transcriptional regulator, whose amino-acid sequence is MAKDFELSSTNDASLRTKVFKYVKSQIINGVYSPGENLVESKLAEELKVSRTPIREAIRLLEVEGLVETTPNKGAIVLGISSKDVEDIYAIRQLVEGLAARWAAEKISPAEIKELQKLTDLMEFYSQKGDQEEVASLDTKFHEIIYEASGSKILNLTLSNLHQFVQLSRVESLKVPHRIENTLAEHRAVLNAFLEKNPDKAEKALTEHVKQAYLNIMSHRAKK